A section of the Alphaproteobacteria bacterium genome encodes:
- a CDS encoding SDR family oxidoreductase, with translation MKIDNCVALVTGANRGIGKAFVDELLARGAKKVYAAGRRLEEIEARDRVVPVRIDVTSEQDVKAAAAECGDVNLLINNAGVVQWKNSFEDGAREGLEQEMAVNYWGSLAMSRAFAPVLEANGGGALVNILSIAALMTFPFATTYCVSKAAEHSMTQSLRGELAGQGTLVVSVYPGPVDTRMIKDLSGEKLPPAELAATVFDGIEDDVEYIVPRLAREIVENNFADPKDVERQLTEEFFAS, from the coding sequence ATGAAGATTGACAACTGTGTGGCGCTGGTAACCGGCGCCAATCGGGGGATCGGCAAAGCCTTCGTTGACGAGTTGCTGGCGCGCGGCGCGAAGAAGGTTTATGCGGCCGGTCGCCGCCTGGAGGAGATCGAGGCCCGCGACCGGGTCGTGCCGGTTCGGATCGACGTGACGTCGGAACAGGATGTCAAGGCTGCCGCCGCGGAATGTGGGGACGTCAACCTGTTGATCAATAATGCCGGGGTCGTTCAATGGAAAAACAGTTTTGAGGACGGGGCGCGGGAAGGTCTCGAACAGGAGATGGCGGTCAATTACTGGGGGTCGTTGGCCATGTCGCGGGCATTCGCCCCGGTTCTTGAGGCCAATGGTGGCGGTGCGCTGGTCAATATCCTGTCCATCGCGGCCCTCATGACGTTTCCGTTTGCGACCACTTATTGCGTCTCCAAGGCGGCGGAGCATTCCATGACCCAGTCGTTGCGCGGCGAGCTGGCGGGGCAGGGCACGCTTGTCGTCTCGGTCTATCCGGGTCCGGTCGACACGCGGATGATCAAGGATTTGAGCGGCGAGAAACTGCCTCCCGCGGAGCTGGCGGCCACCGTGTTCGATGGGATCGAGGACGATGTGGAATATATCGTGCCCCGGCTCGCGCGGGAGATCGTGGAGAACAACTTCGCTGATCCCAAGGATGTGGAGCGCCAGTTGACCGAGGAATTTTTCGCCTCCTAG
- the grxD gene encoding Grx4 family monothiol glutaredoxin, protein MTLTVPESIQNEIAENDVVLFMKGNPVFPQCGFSAAVVQILTVLGVKFKGVDVLANDELRQGIKEFSTWPTIPQLYVKGEFVGGCDIIREMFETGELTELLTTRGVAVELQ, encoded by the coding sequence ATGACGCTGACGGTTCCCGAGTCGATCCAGAACGAAATCGCCGAGAACGACGTTGTGCTCTTCATGAAGGGCAACCCCGTCTTCCCCCAGTGCGGTTTTTCGGCGGCGGTCGTACAGATCCTGACAGTGCTGGGCGTCAAGTTTAAGGGCGTCGATGTGCTGGCCAATGATGAACTGCGCCAGGGTATCAAGGAATTCAGTACCTGGCCCACTATTCCCCAACTTTACGTCAAGGGCGAATTCGTCGGCGGATGCGACATCATCCGCGAAATGTTTGAAACGGGCGAGCTGACCGAGCTTCTGACCACACGGGGCGTTGCGGTCGAACTCCAGTAA
- a CDS encoding RNA methyltransferase: MATTSPEQTAPVAPAIILVEPQLGENIGFVARAMLNCGLTELRLVAPRQGWPNEKARKVCAGADSVLDGASVFASARDAVGDLSYVLATTARPRDTAQDILDGGEAAGRLVATGMMGARSGILFGREATGLVNDDLVLADALIEIPLNPDFASLNLAQAVLIVAYEWFQASRQGGGRSRHPDGRRDGAGPQPRQLARKADFEAMLAHLETELDACGFLRVPEMRPVTVRNIRTMLTRAGMSDAEVRTFRGIIAGLARLGRARVEDDVPPAREDEK, encoded by the coding sequence ATGGCCACGACCTCCCCGGAGCAGACTGCCCCCGTGGCGCCGGCGATCATCCTCGTCGAGCCCCAACTGGGCGAGAATATCGGATTCGTCGCCCGCGCCATGCTCAATTGCGGCCTGACCGAATTGCGGCTCGTGGCGCCGCGCCAGGGTTGGCCCAACGAAAAGGCGCGCAAGGTCTGTGCCGGTGCCGATTCTGTGCTGGACGGTGCGAGCGTGTTCGCCTCGGCCAGGGATGCGGTTGGAGATCTGTCTTACGTGTTGGCGACGACAGCGCGGCCGCGTGATACGGCACAGGATATCCTGGACGGCGGCGAGGCAGCCGGCCGGCTGGTGGCGACGGGCATGATGGGGGCGAGGAGTGGCATCCTCTTTGGGCGGGAAGCGACAGGACTTGTCAACGACGACCTCGTTCTCGCCGATGCCCTCATCGAGATTCCACTGAATCCGGATTTCGCCTCACTCAACCTGGCTCAGGCGGTACTGATCGTCGCCTATGAATGGTTTCAGGCAAGCCGGCAGGGAGGCGGCCGCTCGCGTCATCCCGACGGCCGGCGGGATGGCGCCGGGCCGCAGCCGCGCCAGCTAGCCAGGAAGGCGGATTTCGAGGCGATGCTGGCGCATCTCGAAACCGAGCTCGATGCCTGCGGGTTCCTCCGCGTGCCGGAGATGCGGCCCGTCACGGTGCGCAACATCCGGACCATGCTGACCCGTGCCGGGATGAGCGATGCGGAAGTGCGCACCTTTCGGGGCATAATTGCGGGCCTTGCCCGCCTGGGCCGCGCCCGTGTCGAGGATGACGTTCCCCCGGCCCGCGAAGATGAAAAGTAA
- a CDS encoding SDR family NAD(P)-dependent oxidoreductase — translation MKVAGKVVLVTGAAGAIGTELIRAVIELGAARVHAADLPEALARADFSDIDAGGEIRINRVPLDVGDRAQVDELASKATNLGLLINNAGYCRWQGALALPDPDAARREMVVNYWGPVHTCQAFAPILRETGGGIINVGAFAGLATLPAAGSYSASKAALHAFTQALRAELAPQGIPVVEAFPGPVDTTVIAGAPDFAPASPTAVADRIIEGFEAGEEDIFPDDWSSAGVVRLRADPKAVERDFARFAAVRPD, via the coding sequence ATGAAAGTAGCGGGAAAAGTGGTCCTGGTGACGGGGGCCGCCGGCGCGATCGGAACGGAACTGATCCGCGCGGTGATCGAGCTTGGTGCCGCCCGCGTGCATGCGGCCGACCTGCCCGAAGCGCTCGCCAGGGCGGATTTCTCCGACATCGACGCAGGCGGCGAAATCCGGATCAACCGTGTGCCACTGGATGTCGGCGACCGCGCGCAGGTCGACGAACTCGCCTCGAAGGCAACCAATCTCGGCCTGTTGATCAACAATGCCGGTTATTGCCGCTGGCAGGGGGCGCTGGCCCTGCCGGATCCCGACGCGGCACGGCGCGAGATGGTGGTGAATTACTGGGGGCCAGTCCATACCTGCCAGGCCTTCGCGCCGATCCTGCGCGAGACGGGAGGGGGCATCATCAATGTGGGCGCCTTCGCCGGGCTCGCGACGTTGCCGGCGGCTGGCAGTTACAGCGCCTCCAAGGCGGCGCTGCACGCTTTCACCCAGGCGCTTCGGGCGGAACTCGCGCCGCAGGGGATTCCGGTGGTCGAGGCGTTTCCCGGCCCCGTGGACACAACCGTGATTGCCGGTGCGCCGGACTTCGCGCCGGCCTCGCCGACGGCGGTGGCCGACCGCATCATCGAGGGATTCGAGGCGGGCGAAGAGGATATCTTTCCCGATGACTGGTCTTCCGCCGGGGTCGTCAGGCTGCGGGCGGACCCGAAGGCGGTGGAGAGGGATTTCGCCCGCTTCGCCGCCGTGCGTCCCGACTGA
- the purL gene encoding phosphoribosylformylglycinamidine synthase subunit PurL, translating to MTGTVTSAEVTPEIGAEHGLSHDEYAEMLRIMGRTPNLVELGIFSVMWSEHCSYKSSKKWLKTLPTEAPWVICGPGENAGVIDIGDGQAAIFKMESHNHPSFIEPFQGAATGVGGILRDVFTMGARPVANMNALRFGDAGDARTRYLVNGVVGGIGFYGNCIGVPTIGGECEFHRAYNGNNLVNAMTVGVADRDRIFYSAAAGPGNPLVYVGAKTGRDGIHGATMASAEFDDESDEKRPTVQVGDPFTEKLLLEACLELMATDAIVAIQDMGAAGLTSSSFEMASKGDLGVELDLDRVPVRETGMTAYEIMLSESQERMLMVLKPGKEDLARRIFRKWELDLAVIGHLTETGRMVIRKDGRIAADLPIQPLAAASPEYDRPWEETPAQDEIAADSIAPPEDPGDVLLRLVGGPHLSSRRWIWEQYDHMVGADTIGRPGGDAGVVRVHGTNKALAITTDCTPRYCQADPRLGGAQAVAETWRNLTAVGATPLAITDNMNFGNPEKPRIMGQFKGCIDGIREACEALEYPVVSGNVSFYNETNGEAILPTPAIGGVGLLPDLSRRVGAAYGADETLVLVGETKGHLGQSLYLRDILGREEGAPPPVDLSAEKRNGDFVRAAITDGLVTACHDLSDGGFLCALADMAIAARLGARIELANSNVPLVARFFGEDQGRYLVSVKTTEPLMALAKKAKVPVEIVGRTGGATLTLPDQCTISIDRLIEAFETWFPAYMSGS from the coding sequence ATGACGGGGACCGTTACGAGCGCTGAAGTCACGCCCGAAATTGGGGCGGAGCACGGGTTGAGCCACGACGAATATGCGGAAATGCTCCGCATCATGGGGCGCACCCCGAATCTCGTCGAGCTTGGCATTTTTTCCGTCATGTGGAGCGAGCACTGCTCCTACAAGTCATCGAAGAAATGGCTCAAGACGCTCCCGACGGAGGCTCCCTGGGTCATTTGCGGACCCGGCGAGAACGCGGGCGTCATCGATATCGGCGACGGTCAGGCGGCCATTTTCAAGATGGAATCCCACAATCACCCCTCCTTCATCGAGCCCTTTCAGGGCGCGGCGACGGGGGTGGGCGGCATCCTGCGTGACGTCTTCACCATGGGCGCCCGGCCGGTGGCCAACATGAACGCGCTCCGTTTCGGCGATGCGGGCGATGCCCGGACCCGCTATCTCGTCAACGGCGTGGTGGGCGGCATCGGCTTTTACGGCAACTGTATCGGCGTGCCAACGATCGGCGGGGAATGCGAGTTTCATCGTGCCTATAACGGCAACAATCTGGTCAATGCCATGACCGTGGGTGTTGCCGATCGTGACCGGATCTTCTATTCCGCCGCCGCCGGACCGGGCAATCCGCTCGTTTATGTCGGCGCCAAAACGGGGCGGGACGGGATCCATGGCGCGACCATGGCCTCGGCCGAGTTCGACGACGAATCGGACGAAAAGCGCCCCACGGTCCAGGTGGGCGACCCGTTTACCGAAAAGCTGTTGCTGGAGGCGTGTCTGGAACTGATGGCCACCGACGCCATCGTCGCCATTCAGGATATGGGCGCTGCCGGCTTGACCTCCTCTTCCTTCGAGATGGCCTCCAAGGGCGATCTTGGCGTGGAGCTCGATCTCGACCGCGTTCCCGTTCGTGAGACCGGCATGACGGCCTATGAAATCATGCTGTCTGAAAGCCAGGAACGCATGCTGATGGTACTCAAACCGGGCAAGGAGGACCTCGCCCGCCGGATCTTCCGGAAATGGGAACTGGACCTCGCCGTGATCGGCCATCTGACCGAGACCGGACGCATGGTGATCCGCAAGGATGGCAGGATCGCGGCCGATCTGCCGATCCAGCCTCTTGCCGCCGCCTCGCCCGAATATGATCGCCCGTGGGAGGAAACGCCCGCTCAGGACGAAATCGCGGCCGACTCAATCGCGCCGCCGGAGGATCCCGGGGACGTCCTGCTCAGGCTTGTGGGCGGCCCGCACCTTTCCAGCCGGCGCTGGATCTGGGAACAGTACGATCATATGGTGGGGGCCGACACGATCGGCCGGCCGGGCGGCGACGCGGGCGTGGTTCGGGTGCACGGCACCAACAAGGCACTCGCGATCACGACCGACTGCACGCCACGCTACTGCCAGGCCGACCCGCGCCTCGGCGGCGCGCAGGCAGTAGCCGAAACCTGGCGCAACCTGACCGCCGTCGGCGCCACGCCGCTTGCAATCACCGATAACATGAATTTCGGCAATCCCGAAAAGCCACGCATCATGGGTCAGTTCAAGGGATGCATCGACGGCATCCGCGAAGCCTGCGAAGCGCTCGAGTACCCCGTCGTTTCGGGCAATGTCTCGTTCTACAATGAGACCAACGGCGAGGCGATCCTCCCCACGCCGGCGATCGGCGGCGTGGGACTCCTCCCCGATCTGAGCAGACGGGTGGGCGCGGCATACGGGGCGGACGAGACCCTCGTGCTCGTTGGCGAGACGAAGGGACATCTCGGACAAAGCCTGTATCTGCGCGACATCCTGGGCCGCGAGGAGGGTGCACCGCCGCCCGTCGACCTGTCGGCAGAAAAAAGGAACGGCGATTTCGTTCGCGCCGCCATCACGGACGGGCTCGTGACCGCGTGCCACGACCTCTCGGATGGCGGCTTCTTGTGCGCCCTGGCCGACATGGCCATCGCCGCCCGGCTCGGTGCGCGCATCGAACTGGCCAATTCGAACGTGCCGTTGGTCGCGCGGTTCTTTGGTGAGGACCAGGGGCGCTATCTGGTATCGGTAAAGACCACAGAGCCTTTAATGGCTTTGGCGAAAAAAGCAAAAGTCCCGGTTGAAATTGTCGGCCGGACGGGCGGGGCGACGTTGACACTCCCCGATCAATGCACCATATCCATAGACAGGCTGATCGAGGCGTTCGAGACCTGGTTTCCCGCTTACATGAGCGGCAGCTAG
- a CDS encoding sulfite exporter TauE/SafE family protein: MDFTLYWFMLPVAFIIANLAMLTGIGGSALFTPIFLVVFPLLGPAYPLESAAAAIGASLLTATFGFFSGFLGYVRRGLIDFRAVPPFVWVGVPLAIAGAVAAQFLNSDALRGGYALLMVVLAIVMLRHRKPVVEEIEALAGSGAAAGRLRDTRRIVSRDGTVYTFPVPRQGRGAYATALGGFLTGLLSTGIGEVVMPQLLRANRVPFPVAAATSVVIVILVLLAASITQMTALALRGGAAAVPWDLVCYTIPGVLLGGQVAPRLQGRVSRRVMESAMGVTFLVIAVAMMWIAIR; the protein is encoded by the coding sequence ATGGATTTCACGCTCTACTGGTTCATGCTGCCGGTCGCCTTCATCATCGCGAACCTGGCGATGCTGACCGGCATCGGCGGATCGGCCCTCTTCACCCCGATTTTTCTCGTCGTCTTTCCGCTTCTGGGGCCCGCCTATCCGCTCGAAAGCGCGGCGGCGGCGATCGGGGCTTCGCTGCTGACGGCGACCTTCGGTTTCTTCTCCGGCTTTCTCGGATATGTCCGGCGTGGGCTGATCGATTTCCGGGCGGTGCCACCCTTCGTCTGGGTCGGAGTGCCGCTGGCCATCGCCGGCGCCGTCGCCGCGCAATTCCTGAACTCCGACGCGTTGCGAGGCGGGTATGCGCTCCTCATGGTGGTGCTCGCGATCGTCATGTTGCGCCACCGAAAGCCCGTCGTGGAGGAAATCGAGGCGCTGGCCGGCTCGGGCGCGGCGGCAGGCCGGCTTCGTGATACCCGGCGCATCGTGTCGCGCGATGGCACGGTCTACACTTTCCCGGTGCCGCGCCAGGGGCGGGGAGCCTACGCCACCGCGCTGGGCGGTTTTCTCACCGGGTTACTGTCGACCGGGATCGGCGAGGTTGTGATGCCGCAATTGCTGCGCGCGAACCGCGTCCCGTTTCCGGTCGCCGCGGCCACTTCGGTCGTGATCGTTATTCTGGTTCTTCTCGCTGCCTCGATCACGCAGATGACGGCACTGGCCCTCCGGGGGGGTGCGGCGGCCGTGCCGTGGGATCTCGTCTGCTATACGATTCCGGGCGTCCTCCTGGGCGGGCAGGTGGCTCCCCGGCTACAGGGGCGTGTCTCCAGGCGTGTGATGGAGAGCGCGATGGGCGTGACGTTCCTTGTCATCGCTGTCGCGATGATGTGGATCGCCATCCGATAG
- the cimA gene encoding citramalate synthase encodes MTENRVYIYDSTLRDGAQTQGVDFGPGDKSAIASHLDELGVDYIEGGWPGANPTDDVFFRDPPRLVRARLAAFGMTRRSGRSAANDPGLTAVLGAGAKVACLVGKTWDFQVEVALGAGLDENIQMIRDSITHGAERLEEVMFDAEHFFDGYRANPDYALRCVAAAYEAGARWIVLCDTNGGSLPEEVSAIVTEVTRHVPGSHLGIHCHNDTETAVANSLAAVRAGVRQVQGTMNGLGERCGNANLVSVIANLTLKMGFETGVDRERLKLLTHVSRLIDDRLNRPPSRNAAYVGESAFAHKGGLHVSAILKDPRCYEHVPPESVGNRRNIVVSDQAGRANILSRFAEIGLEVDPEDPKVVDLVDLVKSREHEGYAYDGGEASFELLARRTLGTVPQYFKLNSFRVMDERRTNANGALITLSEATVKVDVNGEEFMTVAEGVGPVNALDFALKKALLPFYAELEDMRLVDYKVRILTPESGTAAVTRVMIESADRAGRRWATVGVSANVIDASYNALHDSITYKLFRDGAGARAA; translated from the coding sequence ATGACAGAAAATCGCGTCTATATTTACGACAGCACGCTACGTGACGGCGCCCAGACCCAGGGCGTCGATTTCGGCCCCGGCGACAAATCGGCTATTGCAAGTCATCTCGACGAGCTGGGGGTCGACTATATCGAGGGTGGCTGGCCTGGCGCCAACCCGACCGACGACGTGTTCTTCCGCGACCCGCCCAGGCTCGTGCGGGCGCGGCTGGCGGCGTTCGGCATGACTCGCCGCTCCGGACGGAGTGCCGCCAACGATCCGGGCCTGACGGCGGTGTTGGGGGCGGGCGCAAAGGTTGCCTGCCTCGTCGGCAAGACATGGGATTTTCAGGTCGAGGTCGCGCTCGGTGCCGGGCTGGACGAAAATATCCAGATGATTCGCGACAGTATCACTCACGGTGCCGAACGGCTCGAGGAGGTTATGTTCGATGCCGAGCATTTCTTCGACGGGTATCGCGCCAATCCCGACTACGCGCTCCGCTGTGTCGCCGCCGCCTACGAGGCAGGTGCCCGCTGGATTGTACTGTGCGACACCAATGGCGGCTCCCTGCCGGAGGAGGTGAGCGCGATCGTCACCGAAGTGACCAGGCATGTCCCCGGCAGTCATCTCGGCATTCACTGTCACAACGATACCGAAACCGCTGTCGCCAATTCGCTCGCCGCCGTCCGGGCGGGGGTGCGTCAGGTGCAGGGGACGATGAACGGGCTGGGTGAGCGCTGCGGCAACGCCAACCTGGTTTCGGTCATCGCCAATCTGACGCTGAAGATGGGGTTCGAAACCGGTGTCGATCGCGAGCGCCTCAAACTCCTGACCCATGTCTCGCGCCTGATCGATGACCGGCTCAACCGGCCCCCCAGCCGTAACGCGGCCTATGTCGGCGAATCGGCCTTCGCCCATAAAGGCGGTCTGCATGTTTCCGCCATCCTCAAGGATCCCCGGTGCTACGAGCACGTGCCGCCCGAAAGCGTCGGCAACCGGCGCAATATCGTGGTGTCCGACCAGGCCGGCCGGGCCAATATCCTCAGCCGCTTCGCCGAGATCGGGCTCGAGGTCGACCCGGAGGACCCCAAGGTGGTCGATCTGGTGGACCTGGTCAAATCCCGCGAGCACGAGGGGTATGCCTATGATGGGGGCGAAGCCAGTTTCGAGCTTCTCGCACGTCGGACCCTGGGCACCGTGCCGCAATATTTCAAGCTTAACTCGTTTCGGGTGATGGATGAGCGCCGGACCAATGCCAACGGGGCGCTGATCACCTTGTCCGAAGCGACGGTCAAGGTGGACGTGAACGGGGAAGAGTTCATGACCGTGGCGGAAGGCGTGGGCCCGGTCAACGCACTCGATTTTGCACTCAAGAAGGCGTTGCTGCCTTTTTATGCCGAACTCGAAGACATGCGGCTCGTGGATTACAAGGTCCGGATCCTGACACCCGAATCCGGTACCGCGGCCGTCACGCGTGTGATGATCGAAAGCGCCGATCGTGCCGGCCGGCGCTGGGCGACGGTGGGGGTTTCGGCCAACGTGATCGACGCGTCCTACAACGCGCTTCACGACAGCATTACCTACAAGCTGTTCCGCGACGGGGCAGGGGCCCGGGCGGCCTGA
- a CDS encoding SDR family oxidoreductase, with protein sequence MKIEGSVALVTGANRGIGHAFVEVLLARGAARVYAAARHPDQLDFTDQRVEKIGLDITDQAQISAAAAQCDDVNLLINNAGVLYTQGYITGYDEAHHKNEMDVNLWGTWDMCRAFAPVLRRNAPAGIVNISSIVGKVAMPMIGPYSASKAALWALTRGIRAELSRDNVLVMSVFPGLTDTRMAEAIDAPKTPPAEVAGTVLDGVEVGEEDVVVCENAIEIEAGLRADPKGVEKDLAKALP encoded by the coding sequence ATGAAGATCGAGGGGTCGGTCGCCCTCGTGACGGGGGCCAATCGCGGCATCGGACACGCTTTTGTCGAGGTGCTCCTGGCACGGGGCGCGGCCAGGGTTTATGCCGCCGCGCGTCATCCCGACCAGCTTGATTTCACCGACCAACGGGTCGAGAAAATCGGGCTCGATATCACCGATCAGGCGCAGATCAGCGCGGCGGCGGCGCAGTGCGATGACGTCAACCTGCTGATCAACAACGCGGGCGTGCTTTACACCCAAGGCTATATTACCGGCTATGACGAGGCCCATCACAAGAATGAGATGGACGTCAACCTGTGGGGGACCTGGGATATGTGCCGGGCCTTCGCGCCCGTCCTGCGGCGCAACGCACCCGCCGGCATCGTGAATATCTCCTCGATCGTGGGCAAGGTCGCCATGCCCATGATCGGCCCTTATTCGGCAAGCAAGGCGGCACTATGGGCCTTGACGCGCGGCATCCGGGCCGAGTTGTCGCGGGATAACGTCCTGGTCATGTCCGTCTTCCCCGGGCTGACCGATACCCGAATGGCAGAAGCCATAGATGCGCCCAAGACGCCCCCGGCCGAAGTGGCGGGCACCGTTCTGGATGGCGTCGAGGTCGGGGAAGAGGACGTGGTCGTGTGCGAGAACGCCATCGAGATCGAGGCTGGGCTCAGGGCCGACCCCAAGGGCGTCGAAAAGGACCTGGCGAAAGCGCTTCCCTGA
- a CDS encoding BolA family transcriptional regulator → MAMDIAQLERLIRENIPDAEVQIQDLKGDGDHYAALVVSPVFKGKSRVQQHQMVYQALQGKMGSELHALALQTAAPETA, encoded by the coding sequence ATGGCCATGGACATCGCCCAGCTGGAGCGACTGATCCGCGAGAACATCCCCGACGCCGAAGTCCAGATACAGGACCTCAAGGGCGACGGCGACCATTACGCGGCGCTGGTTGTCTCGCCCGTCTTCAAGGGCAAGAGCCGGGTACAACAGCACCAGATGGTCTACCAGGCGCTCCAGGGAAAAATGGGAAGCGAACTCCATGCGCTGGCCCTGCAAACTGCCGCGCCCGAAACGGCCTGA
- the rpsD gene encoding 30S ribosomal protein S4 — protein MSKRQQSKYKINRRLGVNLWGRPKSSFNRREYGPGQHGQARRRKPSDFGLQLMAKQKLKGYYGNITEKQFRRYFARAERLRGDTGLRLIQLLEARLDAVIYRMKFVPTVFSARQFVSHGHVKVNGQRVTIPSYAVSPNDVIEITAKMKENPVLLEAVGSAERDVPEYVQVDYDKMTGTYVRIPDIEEVPYPVQMEPNLVIEYYSR, from the coding sequence ATGTCGAAACGGCAACAGTCAAAGTACAAGATCAACCGCCGTCTCGGTGTCAATCTCTGGGGCCGGCCGAAGAGCTCCTTCAATCGCCGCGAGTATGGCCCCGGCCAGCACGGCCAGGCCCGTCGCCGGAAGCCTTCGGACTTCGGCCTTCAGCTCATGGCGAAGCAGAAGCTGAAGGGCTATTACGGCAATATCACGGAAAAACAGTTCCGCCGGTATTTCGCCAGGGCCGAACGCCTTCGTGGGGATACGGGCCTGCGTCTCATCCAGCTTCTGGAAGCACGCCTGGACGCCGTGATCTATCGGATGAAATTCGTGCCCACGGTGTTTTCCGCGCGGCAGTTCGTCAGCCACGGGCACGTGAAAGTGAACGGCCAGCGGGTCACGATTCCGTCCTACGCCGTCTCTCCCAACGATGTCATCGAGATTACGGCGAAAATGAAGGAAAACCCGGTCCTGCTCGAGGCGGTCGGCTCGGCCGAGCGCGACGTGCCGGAATATGTTCAGGTCGATTACGACAAGATGACCGGAACATATGTCCGGATCCCCGACATAGAGGAAGTGCCCTACCCGGTCCAGATGGAGCCGAATCTGGTGATCGAGTACTATTCGCGCTAG
- the gltX gene encoding glutamate--tRNA ligase: MVRLRFAPSPTGLLHVGNARIALVNWMLARREGGTFFLRLDDTDAERSRPAFSTAIVEDLHWLGLDFEGPVHQSERLDLYRECLDRLVAAGRVYPCFESPEELELQRKRLLASGKPPIYNRAALHLSTAEVEAFEAEGRRAHYRFKLSPGTIEWQDMVHGPLRFEAGDLSDPVVIRSDGRPLFTWSSCVDDADMGITHILRGDDHISNTAAQIQIFEALGNAVPSFGHLPLLLDARGRNLSKRDDSLSLNALRETGIEPMTVASYLALMGTSAAIEPRPDLDSLIADFDLGTFSTASPRFDPDELVQLNARLLHARPFDDELRERLEREVGGGPVPEEFWLAVRANLTTMADAVPWWRVCFAEITPVMEDPDLCAAAVSALPAAPWHASTWSQESWQAWTARLSEETGRKGRSLFLPLRVALTGVAHGPELRNLLPLIGYDRTRARLSGHVA, translated from the coding sequence ATGGTGCGCCTGCGTTTCGCGCCAAGCCCGACCGGACTGCTTCATGTGGGGAACGCCCGGATTGCCCTGGTCAACTGGATGCTGGCACGCCGGGAAGGGGGCACGTTCTTTCTGCGTCTCGACGATACCGATGCCGAGCGCTCCCGCCCGGCGTTTTCCACGGCGATTGTCGAGGACCTTCACTGGCTTGGTCTTGATTTCGAGGGGCCGGTCCATCAGTCGGAACGGCTCGACCTTTACCGCGAGTGCCTGGACCGGCTTGTCGCCGCGGGGCGGGTGTATCCCTGTTTCGAATCCCCGGAAGAGCTCGAATTGCAGCGCAAGCGGCTTCTCGCTTCCGGCAAGCCGCCGATCTACAACCGCGCGGCACTCCATCTTTCGACGGCCGAGGTCGAGGCGTTCGAGGCGGAGGGCCGCCGGGCCCATTATCGTTTCAAGTTGTCGCCCGGCACTATCGAATGGCAGGACATGGTGCACGGCCCGCTTCGTTTCGAGGCGGGCGACCTGAGCGACCCGGTGGTGATCCGTAGCGATGGCCGCCCGCTCTTCACCTGGTCATCCTGTGTGGACGACGCCGATATGGGGATCACGCATATTCTGCGTGGCGACGATCATATCTCCAACACCGCGGCCCAGATCCAGATCTTTGAAGCGCTGGGTAATGCGGTCCCGAGCTTCGGGCATCTGCCGTTGCTGCTCGACGCGCGCGGGCGCAACCTGTCCAAGCGGGACGACAGCCTCAGCCTGAACGCCCTGCGTGAAACCGGGATCGAGCCAATGACGGTGGCGAGCTATCTCGCGCTCATGGGAACGTCGGCCGCGATCGAGCCCCGCCCGGACCTCGACTCGCTGATCGCGGATTTCGATCTCGGGACGTTCTCGACAGCGTCGCCGCGCTTCGATCCGGACGAACTCGTCCAGCTCAACGCGCGGCTGCTGCACGCGCGACCCTTCGATGACGAGCTGCGCGAACGGCTCGAAAGAGAGGTCGGCGGCGGCCCGGTTCCCGAGGAGTTCTGGCTTGCTGTCCGGGCCAACCTGACCACGATGGCCGATGCGGTGCCCTGGTGGCGGGTGTGTTTCGCCGAGATCACCCCCGTCATGGAGGATCCCGACTTGTGTGCCGCCGCGGTGTCGGCGTTGCCGGCCGCCCCCTGGCATGCCAGCACCTGGTCGCAAGAATCCTGGCAGGCCTGGACCGCGCGTCTGTCGGAAGAGACCGGCAGAAAGGGTCGCTCCCTGTTCTTGCCGCTGCGCGTGGCGCTGACCGGCGTTGCACATGGACCGGAATTGCGGAATTTGTTACCCCTTATCGGCTATGATCGCACGCGGGCCCGGCTGTCGGGCCATGTGGCCTGA